From one Physeter macrocephalus isolate SW-GA chromosome 18, ASM283717v5, whole genome shotgun sequence genomic stretch:
- the POLR1H gene encoding DNA-directed RNA polymerase I subunit RPA12 isoform X2 produces the protein MDLASTCSNFQSDLDFCPDCGSVLPLPGAQDTVACTRCGFSINVRDFEAKVVKTSVVFHKLGTAMPVSMEEGPEFQGPVVDRRCSRCGHEGMAYHTRQMRSADEGQTVFYTCTNCKFQEKEDS, from the exons ATGGACCTCGCCAGCACCTGCTCCAACTTTCAATCTGACCTGGATTTCTGTCCGGATTGCGGCTCTGTCCTGCCTCTTCCCGGAGCTCAAGATACGGTCGCGTGTACTCGCTGTGGCTTCTCCATCAACGTGCGAG ACTTTGAGGCGAAGGTTGTGAAGACCTCAGTTGTTTTCCACAAACTGGGAACAGCCATGCCCGTGTCAATGGAGGAGGGACCTGAGTTCCAGGGACCCGTG GTTGACAGGCGCTGCTCTCGATGTGGGCACGAGGGAATGGCATACCACACCAGACAGATGCGCTCCGCTGATGAAGGGCAGACTGTCTTCTACACCTGTACCAACTGCAA GTTCCAGGAGAAGGAagactcttga
- the PPP1R11 gene encoding E3 ubiquitin-protein ligase PPP1R11 produces MAEAGAGLSETVTETTVTVTTEPENRSLTIKLRKRKPEKKVEWTSDTVDNEHMGRRSSKCCCIYEKPRAFGESSTESDEEEEEGCGHTHCVRGHRKGRRHATPGPSPTTPPQPPDPSQPPPGPMQH; encoded by the exons ATGGCGGAGGCAGGGGCCGGGCTGAGTGAGACCGTCACTGAGACAACGGTTACCGTGACAACCGAGCCC GAGAACCGGAGCCTAACCATCAAACTTCGGAAACGGAAGCCAGAGAAAAAGGTGGAATGGACGAGTGACACTGTGGACAACGAACACATGGGCCGCCGCTCATCAAAAT GCTGCTGTATTTATGAGAAACCTCGGGCCTTTGGCGAGAGCTCCACGGAGagtgatgaggaggaagaggagggctgTGGTCATACACACTGTGTACGGGGCCACCGCAAAGGACGGCGTCATGCAACCCCGGGACCAagccccaccacccctccccagcctcccgacccctcccagccccctccaggACCAATGCAGCACTAA
- the POLR1H gene encoding DNA-directed RNA polymerase I subunit RPA12 isoform X1 yields MDLASTCSNFQSDLDFCPDCGSVLPLPGAQDTVACTRCGFSINVRDFEAKVVKTSVVFHKLGTAMPVSMEEGPEFQGPVVDRRCSRCGHEGMAYHTRQMRSADEGQTVFYTCTNCNELKLLRYLKGKKKIQKVPGEGRLLIFFLSDSTISPSLPWKVKEIGFLDPLSVS; encoded by the exons ATGGACCTCGCCAGCACCTGCTCCAACTTTCAATCTGACCTGGATTTCTGTCCGGATTGCGGCTCTGTCCTGCCTCTTCCCGGAGCTCAAGATACGGTCGCGTGTACTCGCTGTGGCTTCTCCATCAACGTGCGAG ACTTTGAGGCGAAGGTTGTGAAGACCTCAGTTGTTTTCCACAAACTGGGAACAGCCATGCCCGTGTCAATGGAGGAGGGACCTGAGTTCCAGGGACCCGTG GTTGACAGGCGCTGCTCTCGATGTGGGCACGAGGGAATGGCATACCACACCAGACAGATGCGCTCCGCTGATGAAGGGCAGACTGTCTTCTACACCTGTACCAACTGCAA TGAATTAAagcttttaagatatttaaaaggaaagaaaaaaatacagaag GTTCCAGGAGAAGGAagactcttgattttttttctgagcgACTCAAcaatctctccttctcttccttggaaGGTGAAAGAAATTGGGTTCTTAGATCCTTTGTCCGTCTCCTGA
- the RNF39 gene encoding RING finger protein 39 translates to MREAERGAATQPAAEALSHLRSPKVVAMVAEGTAPGRWLPMEASELLGRGLVQRLEQLATCLLCGGPFEDPVLLACEHSFCRACLDRRWGTPPAPRPEAPPTACPCCGRPCPRRNLRSNVRLAVEVRISRGLREKLAEPGARAGKHRGGRIPTMGCLDPHGEDTKKTWKRFDAPTPKSSNSEDDLPEDYPVVKKMLHRLTADLTLDPGTAHRRLLVSADRRSVRLAPPGTPAPRDGPARFDQLPAVLGAQGFGAGRHCWEVETADTASRGDSSGEDEDDGESRYALGAAGESVQRKGRVGLCPAGAVWAVESRGGRLWALTAPEPTPLGGAGPQPRRIRLDLDWERGRVAFYDSRSLDLLFAFQAPGPLGERVFPLLCTRDPRVCLCLVPAEG, encoded by the exons ATGAGGGAGGCGGAGAGAGGGGCAGCGACGCAACCAGCAGCAGAGGCGCTCAGCCATCTGCGTAGCCCGAAGGTGGTCGCGATGGTCGCGGAAGGGACGGCGCCCGGACGCTGGCTCCCCATGGAGGCATCCGAGCTGCTGGGCCGGGGGCTGGTGCAGCGCCTGGAGCAGCTAGCGACGTGCCTGCTGTGCGGGGGCCCCTTCGAGGACCCGGTGCTACTGGCGTGTGAGCACAGCTTCTGCCGCGCGTGCCTGGACCGCCGCTGGGGGACCCCGCCGGCCCCCCGCCCCGAGGCGCCCCCCACCGCCTGCCCGTGCTGCGGCCGGCCGTGCCCCCGCCGCAACCTGAGGTCTAACGTGCGGCTGGCGGTGGAAGTGCGGATCAGCCGCGGGCTGCGGGAGAAGCTGGCCGAGCCCGGGGCCCGAGCGGGGAAACACCGAGGGGGCCGCATCCCCACCATGGGCTGCCTGGACCCGCACGGAGAG GATACGAAGAAGACATGGAAAAG GTTTGATGCCCCAACTCCCAAGTCCTCTAACTCAGAGGACGATCTCCCTGAAGATTACCCAGTGGTCAAAAAGATGCTTCATAGACTGACGG CCGACCTGACCCTGGATCCTGGCACCGCTCACCGCCGCTTGCTGGTCTCCGCGGACCGCCGCAGCGTCCGACTGGCTCCACCGGGGACACCCGCACCCCGCGACGGCCCGGCGCGCTTCGATCAGCTCCCGGCGGTGCTGGGCGCGCAGGGCTTCGGGGCTGGCCGCCACTGCTGGGAGGTGGAGACCGCGGACACCGCCTCCCGCGGAGACTCTTCCGGGGAGGATGAGGACGACGGGGAGAGCCGCTACGCCCTGGGCGCGGCCGGGGAGTCGGTGCAACGCAAGGGCAGAGTAGGCCTATGTCCCGCGGGGGCTGTGTGGGCCGTGGAGAGTCGCGGCGGCCGCCTTTGGGCGCTCACGGCCCCGGAGCCCACCCCGCTGGGCGGCGCCGGGCCCCAGCCGCGGCGCATCCGCCTGGACTTGGACTGGGAGCGGGGCCGCGTGGCCTTCTACGACAGCCGTTCCCTGGACTTGCTCTTCGCCTTCCAGGCGCCCGGTCCCCTGGGTGAGCGCGTCTTCCCGCTGCTGTGCACCCGCGACCCCCGCGTCTGCCTCTGCCTCGTGCCAGCGGAAGGCTGA